From Salvelinus namaycush isolate Seneca chromosome 24, SaNama_1.0, whole genome shotgun sequence, one genomic window encodes:
- the moxd1l gene encoding DBH-like monooxygenase protein 2 homolog yields the protein MIPLLLSLLLAWPPGTGAQQDTLMPFMENLDADSNVILKWGFSEVQGTIMFQLTVKTTGWLGFGFSPNGGMAASDIVMGGVGPNGTYFMDYHATGNSFPLVDKKQSYTLLSLTEADGQTTMTFRRSIQSCDEEDFHITVSQLPVKLIYAYGTSDDIRYHANRRGTKEVNLLKFMPRSSPPDSNYLDFVVENVTVPAERTYYHCKVMKVPKLNGKNHIYRIEPVIEHLDLVHHMLLYGCPSSVNQTYEKKCYTEGSGEDCIRVVSAWGVGGGAFELPEIAGIPIGGQNNDEFYRLEIHYNNLAQEAGRRDSSGLRLYYTAQLRQHDVGIMTTGLMVAIGWGYTIPPNAPAFHSYGLCNTSHFSDILPDPVPDLSVFSVALHTHLAGRKVQAGHIRNGEQIDFLGLDENFNFEMQQATNLGNIKTIKPGDEIVVECTYNTTNRKGITQLGLATTDEMCLAFVFYYPAIPVTSCCSHPDMHAYMAMMGKTVNQDIGEMFKTAAWDQSSTAVHEATMKTVPQIGFIIDVNKNYTMYEGNIRNMTATLSGKGDT from the exons ACCGTCAAGACCACTGGCTGGTTGGGATTCGGGTTCAGCCCAAATGGAGGCATGGCTGCATCGGACATCGTTATGGGAGGGGTCGGACCAAATGGCACCTATTTCATG GATTATCATGCCACAGGGAACTCATTTCCCCTGGTGGATAAGAAACAGAGCTACACCCTCCTGTCCCTGACCGAAGCAGATGGTCAAACCACCATGACCTTCAGGAGGTCCATCCAGTCTTGTGACGAGGAAGACTTCCACATCACCGTAAGTCAACT TCCAGTGAAGCTGATCTATGCCTATGGTACGTCTGATGACATAAGGTACCATGCCAATAGAAGGGGGACCAAGGAGGTCAATCTACTCAAGTTCATGCCCAGATCCAGCCCCCCAGACAGCAACTATCTAGACTTCGTTGTGGAGAAT GTTACTGTCCCTGCCGAACGTACATACTACCACTGCAAGGTCATGAAGGTGCCAAAGCTCAACGGCAAAAATCATATCTATCGG ATTGAGCCGGTGATTGAGCACCTGGACCTGGTCCACCACATGCTTCTCTATGGCTGCCCCTCCTCTGTGAACCAGACCTACGAGAAGAAATGCTACACGGAAGGATCAGGGGAGGACTGCATCAGAGTGGTGTCTGCCTGGGGGgtgggaggaggg GCTTTTGAGCTTCCAGAAATAGCTGGGATCCCTATTGGAGGACAGAATAATGATGAGTTCTACAGGCTGGAAATCCACTACAACAACCTGGCCCAAGAAGCAG GCCGGAGGGATAGCTCAGGCCTGAGGCTGTACTACACTGCCCAGCTCAGGCAGCATGATGTGGGCATCATGACTACAGGCCTAATGGTGGCCATTGGCTGGGGCTACACTATCCCTCCCAATGCCCCAGCATTCCACAGCTACGGCCTCTGTAACACATCACACTTCTCAGAC ATCCTGCCTGACCCTGTCCCTGACCTCTCTGTGTTCTCCGTGGCACTGCACACTCACCTGGCTGGGAGGAAGGTGCAAGCTGGCCACATCAG GAATGGAGAGCAGATTGACTTCCTGGGCTTGGATGAGAACTTCAACTTTGAGATGCAGCAGGCCACCAATCTGGGAAATATTAAGACCATCAAACCA GGCGATGAGATTGTTGTGGAGTGCACCTATAACACAACCAATCGCAAAGGAATCACACAGTTAGGGCTTGCCACCACTGATGAGATGTGTCTAGCCTTTGTCTTCTACTACCCAGCCATCCCCGTCACCAGCTGCTGCAGCCACCCtgacatgcatgcatacatggCCATGATGGGGAAGACAGTCAACCA AGACATTGGGGAGATGTTTAAGACTGCAGCTTGGGACCAGTCGTCTACTGCCGTGCATGAGGCCACAATGAAGACGGTCCCTCAGATTGGGTTCATCATAGATGTCAAT AAAAACTACACCATGTATGAGGGAAACATCCGCAACATGACGGCTACTCTTTCA gggaaaggggatacctag